Proteins from a single region of Starkeya sp. ORNL1:
- a CDS encoding dihydrofolate reductase yields the protein MAEIRAMCAIGLRGQLGLDGGMPWEGRHEPVFAADVARFFEATFGHVLLVGPRTRHSIPQWAYADRVIVEIRSADPPEDVLAAFPSRVVYIGGGPAVWTAYAPYIQHWDITRLPYDGEADRWFDPAWLTAGRAA from the coding sequence ATGGCCGAAATCCGGGCAATGTGCGCGATTGGCCTGCGCGGGCAGCTTGGCCTCGACGGCGGCATGCCGTGGGAAGGAAGACACGAGCCGGTGTTCGCCGCGGACGTCGCGCGCTTCTTCGAGGCCACGTTCGGCCATGTGCTCCTCGTCGGCCCGCGCACCAGGCATTCGATTCCGCAATGGGCCTATGCCGACCGCGTCATCGTCGAGATCCGCTCGGCCGATCCGCCCGAGGATGTGCTGGCGGCCTTCCCCTCGCGGGTGGTCTATATCGGTGGCGGGCCGGCTGTTTGGACCGCCTATGCGCCCTATATTCAGCATTGGGACATCACCCGGCTGCCCTATGACGGCGAGGCCGACCGCTGGTTCGATCCGGCCTGGCTCACGGCCGGCCGCGCGGCGTGA